The Pirellulimonas nuda genome includes a region encoding these proteins:
- a CDS encoding ATP-binding protein, translating to MIDPSHRLARIDASLDSHAGLAVVGPWRAGKRDVVQRLSQDWGGLRVHWFDGLMPADVARLREPEATLGPLAGVVVLNEVSLSRELAGVVGRLLARRPCPARFVIVASTSACELGRIDDLAPGALAWEWYDGLACWEVGAENPQRLWLRGGLPGSYEAASDHESLRCRREVAALLLPRAADLMIDRSDITRLRSVWGQIALLHGDVWNASEIARRVRASDYAVGYDLTTLADAFAVRVLKAWRQLGVSKRQVSAPRVYVRDSGLLHAMLGIQTLEQLLEHGAAGASWRGFVIGQVIALLHAAPSESFYWRTHAGAELDLLIVRGQRRWGFAVQHAQRPRITRSMRRVMADLQLDRLHVVHAGAESLDLDERIRAVALADLHKEVAS from the coding sequence ATGATCGACCCGTCCCATCGACTCGCCCGGATCGACGCCAGCCTGGACAGCCACGCCGGGCTGGCGGTCGTCGGCCCCTGGCGGGCCGGCAAACGCGACGTCGTCCAGCGCCTGTCCCAGGATTGGGGAGGGCTGCGGGTCCACTGGTTCGACGGGCTCATGCCGGCCGACGTGGCCCGTCTGCGCGAGCCCGAGGCGACGCTCGGCCCGCTCGCAGGGGTGGTCGTGCTGAACGAAGTCAGCCTGAGCCGAGAACTGGCGGGGGTGGTTGGCCGCCTGCTCGCCCGCCGGCCTTGTCCCGCGCGGTTCGTGATCGTGGCGAGCACCAGCGCTTGCGAACTAGGGCGGATCGACGATCTCGCCCCCGGCGCGCTCGCCTGGGAGTGGTACGACGGCCTGGCGTGCTGGGAGGTCGGCGCCGAGAACCCGCAGCGGCTCTGGCTGCGCGGGGGGCTCCCCGGGTCGTACGAGGCCGCCTCGGACCACGAGAGCCTGCGTTGTCGCCGCGAGGTTGCGGCGCTGCTGCTGCCGCGCGCCGCGGACCTGATGATCGACCGCTCCGACATCACCCGGCTGCGCAGCGTCTGGGGTCAGATCGCCCTGCTCCACGGCGACGTCTGGAACGCTTCGGAGATCGCCCGGCGCGTGAGGGCGTCGGACTACGCCGTCGGCTACGACCTGACGACCCTGGCCGATGCGTTCGCGGTGCGCGTGCTCAAGGCGTGGCGCCAGCTGGGGGTGTCGAAGCGGCAGGTCAGCGCCCCGCGGGTGTACGTCCGCGACAGCGGGCTGCTGCACGCGATGCTCGGCATCCAGACGCTAGAACAACTCCTAGAACACGGGGCGGCCGGCGCTTCCTGGCGGGGCTTCGTGATCGGGCAGGTGATCGCTTTGCTGCACGCCGCGCCGTCCGAGAGCTTCTACTGGAGGACGCACGCCGGCGCGGAGCTCGACCTGCTGATCGTGCGGGGGCAACGGCGTTGGGGCTTCGCGGTCCAGCACGCCCAGCGCCCGCGGATCACCCGCTCGATGCGGCGGGTGATGGCGGACCTCCAGCTCGACCGGCTGCACGTGGTGCACGCCGGCGCAGAGTCGTTGGACCTGGACGAACGGATCCGCGCGGTCGCGTTGGCGGACCTGCACAAGGAGGTCGCGTCGTGA
- a CDS encoding S1/P1 nuclease encodes MRLLLNAVVLVLALLPAPCGAWNGPGHNVIDLIAWEQLDEATQASAVALLKAHPRYEQHFLGRMPENVWSGSPAEQEQWLFAHAGAWPDLVRGRSDVVTDDDVRRYNRPTWHYINLPVFLTPADRDVLAAGLKVNRSTDIPDDRDAYSINVVQAIGNALRIVRDEEAPTQDRAVHLCWVLHLVGDAHQPSGATTARRMREGRAGSAAAKPRGAAAAGASGRRPNARVARGPASPGPPSPSGRRR; translated from the coding sequence GTGCGTCTGCTGCTGAACGCCGTGGTCCTCGTGCTCGCCCTGCTCCCTGCCCCGTGCGGGGCGTGGAACGGCCCGGGCCACAACGTCATCGACCTGATCGCCTGGGAGCAGCTCGACGAGGCCACCCAGGCGTCCGCGGTGGCGCTGCTCAAGGCCCACCCACGCTACGAGCAGCACTTCCTCGGCCGGATGCCGGAGAACGTCTGGAGCGGCAGCCCGGCCGAGCAGGAGCAGTGGTTGTTCGCCCACGCGGGGGCCTGGCCCGACTTGGTGCGGGGCCGCTCGGACGTCGTGACCGACGACGACGTGCGGAGGTACAACCGCCCGACCTGGCACTACATCAACCTGCCGGTGTTCCTCACCCCAGCAGACCGAGACGTGCTGGCGGCGGGGCTGAAGGTCAACCGCTCGACCGACATCCCCGACGACCGCGACGCGTACTCGATAAACGTCGTCCAGGCGATCGGCAACGCGCTGCGGATCGTGCGGGACGAAGAAGCCCCGACGCAGGACCGGGCGGTCCACCTCTGCTGGGTGCTGCACCTCGTGGGCGACGCCCACCAGCCAAGCGGGGCCACTACTGCACGGCGGATGAGGGAAGGCCGTGCGGGGTCTGCGGCGGCTAAGCCGCGTGGCGCCGCGGCGGCAGGAGCGAGCGGCCGTCGCCCAAACGCCCGCGTGGCGAGAGGCCCCGCATCCCCGGGTCCTCCATCCCCGAGTGGGCGGCGGCGGTGA